The proteins below are encoded in one region of Lactuca sativa cultivar Salinas chromosome 3, Lsat_Salinas_v11, whole genome shotgun sequence:
- the LOC111878227 gene encoding pectinesterase 2 — protein sequence MTIFSFFATLIFSLFLLVSPGVHGLTESEIRSWCSQTPHPDSCEYLFAGKPNLGPIKQKPDFINAILKLTLEKASNAEVNTRSLGGKCRNKHEKVAWQDCLELYETTVHRINMTIDPQRKCSQVERQTWLSTALTNLETCKTGFEEVGSGEYLLPLMNNNLSALISNTLAMNKGGSTENYEPRYRKGFPTWVKPGVRRLLQSSNAAPNANIVVAQDGSSGYKTIGAAIAAAKSGYVIYVKQGTYNEIVQIGSKLNNIMLVGDGIGKTIITGSKSAGGGATSFSSATFAIVGDGFIGRGITIRNTAGPQNHQAVALRSASDLSVFYQCSFEGYQDTLYVLSNRQFYKECNVYGTVDFIFGNAAVVLQNCNIYARNPPNKINTLTAQGRTDPNQNTGISIHDSRVAAASSLSGVKTYLGRPWKEYSRTVYLKTYLDSIVNPAGWYPWSGNFALNTLYYGEYMNTGPGSSTANRVNWKGYHVITSATEASKFDVQSFISGGSWLPPTGVPFTSGL from the exons ATGACCATATTTTCATTTTTCGCAACCTTGATTTTTTCTTTGTTCCTTCTTGTCTCTCCAGGGGTGCATGGCTTGACCGAATCTGAAATAAGATCATGGTGCAGCCAAACACCTCATCCGGACTCATGCGAGTACCTCTTCGCGGGTAAACCGAATTTAGGTCCGATAAAGCAAAAACCTGATTTCATCAACGCGATATTGAAACTTACCTTAGAGAAAGCGTCAAATGCCGAGGTGAATACTCGATCGCTTGGAGGGAAATGTCGCAACAAGCATGAAAAGGTTGCATGGCAAGATTGCCTAGAGCTTTACGAAACCACTGTTCATAGGATCAACATGACTATTGATCCTCAAAGGAAGTGTAGTCAGGTTGAAAGGCAGACCTGGCTTAGCACAGCTCTTACGAATCTCGAGACGTGTAAGACAGGATTCGAGGAGGTGGGTAGCGGTGAATACTTGTTACCATTAATGAACAATAATTTATCCGCCTTAATTAGCAATACATTGGCAATGAACAAAGGAGGATCTACAGAGAACTACGAGCCTAGATATCGGAAAGGTTTCCCTACTTGGGTAAAGCCCGGTGTTCGGAGGCTATTACAATCATCAAACGCCGCTCCAAACGCTAACATTGTGGTGGCTCAAGACGGTTCTAGTGGTTATAAGACCATCGGAGCTGCTATAGCGGCTGCAAAGTCGGGGTATGTTATATATGTTAAACAAGGCACTTACAATGAAATAGTTCAGATCGGATCCAAATTGAACAACATAATGCTAGTAGGAGATGGTATTGGAAAAACTATCATAACCGGTAGTAAAAGTGCTGGAGGAGGTGCTACCTCTTTTAGTTCAGCGACCTTCG CAATTGTAGGAGATGGATTTATCGGTCGTGGTATCACTATTAGAAACACAGCAGGGCCACAAAACCATCAAGCGGTTGCCCTTCGTAGTGCTTCGGATCTATCGGTGTTCTATCAATGCAGCTTCGAAGGCTACCAAGATACTCTCTACGTTCTCTCCAACAGACAGTTTTATAAAGAATGTAACGTATATGGCACTGTTGATTTTATTTTTGGCAACGCTGCTGTGGTATTACAAAACTGCAACATATATGCTCGTAATCCTCCGAACAAGATAAACACTTTGACAGCACAAGGTCGGACTGATCCGAATCAAAACACTGGAATTTCGATTCATGATTCTCGTGTCGCGGCTGCTTCAAGTTTAAGTGGGGTTAAAACTTATCTTGGTAGACCGTGGAAGGAATATTCGAGGACTGTTTATCTCAAAACGTACCTTGATAGTATAGTGAACCCTGCGGGTTGGTATCCTTGGAGTGGTAATTTCGCGCTTAATACGTTGTATTATGGAGAGTATATGAACACGGGCCCTGGTTCATCGACTGCTAATAGGGTAAACTGGAAAGGCTACCATGTTATCACTAGCGCCACCGAGGCGTCAAAGTTTGACGTCCAGAGTTTCATCAGCGGTGGATCTTGGTTGCCGCCTACAGGCGTTCCCTTCACTTCTGGGCTTTAA